GCGGCGCGTGTGAAAGGGTGGATCGACTGGAATCACAACGGCGTCTTTGACGAGTCCACCGAGGCCAGCGATCAGGTGCAATGCGTGGGTTCGGCTCCGTCTGGAGGTAATTATTCTCAAGGCACGGCCACATTGACCTGGACGATTCCGAGCGACGCCAGGCGTTCCGTGAAGGGCGAGACCCCAAGCGGCCAGACGTTCGAACGTGTACGTATCACCGGCGACTCCGGACCGCTTGGTTCTGGTACGGTTGGCACGCTTACCGCGTCCGGCATCACCACTACTAACGGCGAGGTTGAGGATTACGCGGCCGACGTGTATATCCCCACGCTCAGTGTGTTGATGGATTTGCCTGGCGGCCGATATGACGGCAGCGACCAGTTCGCGATGACAGTCAAGGATTCCGCCAACGGTACCGTCGGCAGCGCCACGACTACAGGCAGCTCGACAGGTGTGCAGACCGAGCAGATTGGACCCACCAGCGTCAAGACGGGTTCGCAGTATACACTCGCGGCGCCGCTCAACACTGGTTCGGCCAGTGACGAGAGCCGGTATACCACTCAGCTTGATTGTCAGGACTTAGCCGCCAATCCCGCTACGATCGTGACGGTGACGGATGGCAAGATTACGACGCCGACGACATACGATTCCAATATCCAGTGCACGTATAAGAAGCTGATACGTGCCAACCCGACGTTGACGGTGATCACACACGTCGCGGGCGGTGGCACCGCTGTGCCAGGCGATTTCCCGGTGACGGCGACGCCTACCAACGGTGACCCGGCGACGAATCTCACCGACAACACACCGGAGTCGCTGCCGCAGGGCTCCTACAAGATCAGCACCGATATGAGCGCCAGGCCCGGCTACGAGGTGACCAGAGCACTGAGTTGCACGGTCGGCATGCCTCCGACTTCGATTTCCGTGACCGATGCGACGGTGGCGATGTCCAACGGCGACAGCGTCGTCTGCGAGCAGACCGTGGCACCGAAGACCCCGACGTTGACGCTGAAGACCGAGGTCGAGCATGGCGCGGCGAAGCCGGAGGACTTCAACTTCACCGTGACGCCGACCGCGGGCGCTCCGGTGACGTTCGAGGAGGGCGTGGGCCAGGCTCCGCCCGCCGGTGGCATCGCGAGCGTGGTCGGTTCCAACAAGACCGGTTACGTCGAGTCCGCGGCTACTGTCTACTACAAGGACAGTGACACCACCCACTCCACGCCATTGACATTGGCCGATGCGCAGACCGCGCTCAACAACGGCGAGAGCGTGACCGGCATCCGCAAGGTCAAGAGTCAAAAGCCCAAGCTCACGGTCGTGCTCGATCGCGACTACCAGTATGGTGGCTCGTCTTCGGGTGACGGCTCGCAGATCACGCTGACCCCGCAGGGTGGTTCGGCGCAGAACGTGACGGCCGGCCAGGCGGAGGACGTTGACGCCGGCACCTATTCGGTGGCGCAGCTGCTCAACGCCGGTTACAAGCAGACCGACATCGTCGTGACCGTCAACGGCACCCCGATCACCGTCAACCCCGATGGTTCGTTCGTGGTCCCGCCTTACCTCGGCACCGATATCGACGTCGTGGTCACGCTCAAGAACCAGGACGAGCCCGGAACACTGGAATGGTCGCGCTTTGACGAGGACGGCACCACGTTGCTGCCCGGCTCCGAATGGGAGCTGACCGGCCCTGACGGCCAGAAGATCCAGGTGCAGGATTGCACCGCCGAGACATGCACCGGCGCCGACAAGGATCCGACGCCCGGCAAGTTCAAGGTCTCGGGCCTCAAGTGGGGCACGTGGACGATCGCCGAGACTAAGGCCCCCGCCGGCCACAGGCTCGCCGACCCGAAGTCGCTCACCATCGATCCGTCGAATGGTCCCAACTGGCAGCTGCGCGCCACGTCGTTCAAGGACGGCACGGGGCTCTCGGTCACCGGCGCTGATGTGGCGTGGGTCTTCGTGATCGCCGTCGCCACGCTCGGCATGGGTATGCTGCTCGCCGGAGCCACGCGCAAGCTGATTGATCGGCACGAGTGACGGGAGGTCGTCTGCCAGGTTGTGTGGCTGATCGTCGTCGCCAGGCGCGTGTTTGACGTGGGCTTGACGTTCGGCCAATAGTCACAACGTAATACGCTGCTGCGGGCGGTGGGGGTTTGAATCCCTCACCGCCCGTTCGCTGTTTCGGCGGGTCATTGATGGCATTGTGAATGCCCTGAGAACGGCTCGGTGATTGGGTTTTCGCCGCCTGATGTGAGCTGTGGATGCGCATCCTGCAGCCTGGGGCAAGGGGACTTACCCGGGCAACAAAGGTGTTGCCTCTGTGTTGCCTTGGTGTTGACGTTCCGCTGTGATGTCGAGTCTTGACGTATCGGCATGTCGAACTTGTGCCGACCTTGTGAATGTACGCGCTGAAATATTGGAAATTATTGGCTTTTCGGCTGATAGCGAGAATTGATAGAGAAATACATATTTCGTTTGCTGAATAATACGTAAAATGCGTGTAAACAACGTATCTGACATGTTATATAACGATTAACCAAAATCTAAAAAAGCAAATAAAAGCACGCCGAAAGCCCTGTTATCTAGCTAATTATGCGATTTCATTCCAGTTGTAATATAAAATAGTCATACTTTTTATATCCCAACGGGAGAACTTCAGAGGTGGTTTCGCCGCCTCTGATCGATGAGAGGAGCCAAAGATGGCGGGGCACAGTGGCTTGGCAAGGTTGGCAGGTTTCGTTGGCGCGCTTTCGATAAGCCTGGCGGGCATCGTGGCCTCGGGCACCGCGAGCGCGAACCCCTCAAGCGAGCCCTCGGTCGGCCCGCGGATCATCGCGACCGGTGGCGACGGCCGCATGCTCAACGACATCGATTGGGTGCAGTGGAGCGGCACCGACGGGGAAACGATCGATGGCGACAAAATTGTGTGGACCACACCTTCCAAAGTCGGCGATGACCATTGGCTCTCCACTCGTTGCGCGGTCACAACCCCGGGCGGCGGCGACAATCCGCTTTCGCCCGCATACCCAATCAAGGCCTATAGGTCAGGCGGGTATTCGGGTGACGGCCTGCCATATATGTATAACCAAGGCGGATCCGGTGGCTCCAACACCATGGTTACCGGTCTGGCGAACTCGTCGCAAGGCGAGAAGGTGACGTTTGACTTCACTTGCGACACGTATTTGATTGATTCCACCACGAGCCCGTCGCTTGACTCGTCCACGAACCCCTCTTCATATACCGCTGTGCCCATGCAGGGCCTGGTGTTCGCCGATGCGGAGTCCAACAATTGGAATTGGAGCCAATCCGAATACATCAAAGCCACTCCGCAGACTCAGATCTCCAGCGCGACGCCCGTTTGGCGTTTGCTCGATAGCTATCGCGAGCCTGGCTGCGGTACGAATTCGGTCGCCGAGCTTAACGGCAACAC
This Bifidobacterium sp. ESL0790 DNA region includes the following protein-coding sequences:
- a CDS encoding CshA/CshB family fibrillar adhesin-related protein, yielding MSTHSRLAKLAGVACAAAMCMAGMVVAGTANADPPQSDPQVGPQISATSGDGRLSAAINWVQWNDVDGIDINGTTAKWMDATNAGDGNWLNTRCEITPDGGSNQLSPTNQMQSYLPGDWTGDGLVQLYNNKSSNPADENTMTIGLSNKTQGAKITFKYSCTAYLIQSATRPVYTTETVPTSSYQEVPLQGMVFADAESNNWETGGQHEYIKATPVAEPGKNPKWRLIDSYRSPSCPTNSVADLNGDTVRFRSDGEQCGNHGQLGPSSVMFLENSEEADVEIKGGGKTAIALGVVAATDFGDAPGVNPGTTPSPGPSPSSANYGVGSSLMQPQWEGGELGGTGADDISSSVPTPSDSEDPDYPLAPGWVTYNLSQARDNNKVADMAASVPRLGVWEDPESRRHFSTNADWDDLNGKTDPTDPTKAVSDEDGLKDAPHNNTPTDKNVKILPTGNTFTQAVSCATDTAAARVKGWIDWNHNGVFDESTEASDQVQCVGSAPSGGNYSQGTATLTWTIPSDARRSVKGETPSGQTFERVRITGDSGPLGSGTVGTLTASGITTTNGEVEDYAADVYIPTLSVLMDLPGGRYDGSDQFAMTVKDSANGTVGSATTTGSSTGVQTEQIGPTSVKTGSQYTLAAPLNTGSASDESRYTTQLDCQDLAANPATIVTVTDGKITTPTTYDSNIQCTYKKLIRANPTLTVITHVAGGGTAVPGDFPVTATPTNGDPATNLTDNTPESLPQGSYKISTDMSARPGYEVTRALSCTVGMPPTSISVTDATVAMSNGDSVVCEQTVAPKTPTLTLKTEVEHGAAKPEDFNFTVTPTAGAPVTFEEGVGQAPPAGGIASVVGSNKTGYVESAATVYYKDSDTTHSTPLTLADAQTALNNGESVTGIRKVKSQKPKLTVVLDRDYQYGGSSSGDGSQITLTPQGGSAQNVTAGQAEDVDAGTYSVAQLLNAGYKQTDIVVTVNGTPITVNPDGSFVVPPYLGTDIDVVVTLKNQDEPGTLEWSRFDEDGTTLLPGSEWELTGPDGQKIQVQDCTAETCTGADKDPTPGKFKVSGLKWGTWTIAETKAPAGHRLADPKSLTIDPSNGPNWQLRATSFKDGTGLSVTGADVAWVFVIAVATLGMGMLLAGATRKLIDRHE